ACGCCCAGCAAAGCCTTGACCGGCAGGCCAAGAAAATAGATCGGCAAATCTGGGGCCAGGCGCGCCAGGGCGGCCAACGCCACGTCGGCCAGAAGCATCGCCACGATCAGCGGGGCCGCCAAGCCGAGTGCCGTCGCCAGCAATTTTGCAGACGCCAGCAGCACCACCAGCGCGGCATTTTGCATTCCGGACACCGATGCATTTGAAAGACCCAAAGGAACTGCCGCGTAACTGTTCATCAGCGCCGCGATCACCCGAGAAAGACCGCCAATTTCCAGAAAGATGACTGTGGCCAGCAACAAGTAAAGTGTTCCCAACGGACTTGGCGCGCCGCCATCCGAGGCGGGGATCAAGATCGCGGCCGCGTTGGCGCCGCGCAAGCCGTCGCCCAGCTGGCCCGCCACCTCGGCGGCGTGAAAAGCCAGCGACGCCACGAAACCAACCGCGACGCCCACGGCCAGTTCACGTCCGACGATCAAGATCCACAACAGCGGCGAGGCCCGGTCCAGACCTGCGCCGCCGTATGCCGCGGCGACCAATGGCCAGGCCAACGCCGCGAGCAGCGCGCCCAAAGCCAAGCGAATGCTCAGGGGAACATGGCGGCCGCCAAACGCCGGCAGCATGATCGCCAGCGGAATCACGCGCGCCCCACCCACCAACATGATGTTGGACATTCGAAGAAGAGCATCTTGCGCCACGCTGGTTCCTCAGCGCACGGTGGGCACCGCCAAGAGCAGCGCGTGCGTGAAACGCACCAGCTGCGCACCCAGCAATGGTCCAGTGGCGAGCAGAACCAGCATGACGATCACCAGCTTCGGCACGAAGGCCAGCGTCTGATCGTGCACCTGGGTGGCCGCCTGGACGATCCCCGCCACGATGCCGATGGCCAGGCTGGCCAGCAGCGGCGGCGCAGACAGCACCAGCACCAGCAGCAGGCCCTCGCGCACCACCCGCATGATCAGGTCGGCGCTGGGCCCACTCACAGGTAGCTCTCGATGAGGCCGCGCACCACCAGGTGCCAGCCGTCGGCCAGAACGAAGAGCAACAGCTTGAACGGCAGTGAAACCGTCGGCGGCGACAGCATGTGCATGCCCAGCGCCAGCAACAAATTCGCGATGACGAGATCGATGATCAGGAATGGAACGAACAACAGGAAACCGATCTCGAAGGCCCGCCGCAGCTCGGACACCACGAACGCCGGCGCCACCACCATCAGGTCTTGCTCGGAGATCCCGGCGCGCTCGTCGGGCGCGCGCATCTTCAGCGCCAGGTCGTAGAACATCGTCCGGTCGCGGCGATCACCGTGCTTGAGCAGAAAATCGCGCAGCGGTTCTTTTGCTCGGTCGCCGGCGGTGACCAGCGCCTGGACAGTCTGGCCGCTCAGCAGATCAGCGCCGGCACCCAGGTTCAACACCGGCTCGACGGCGCGGTAGATGCGCTCGCCGGTGGGGGCCATCACGAACAGCGTCAGCAATATTGCCAGCCCGGTCAGCACCTGGGTGGGCGGAACCTGCGCGGCGCCGATCGCGCTGCGCAGGATCGACAGCACCACCGACACCCGCACAAAACAGGTCAGCATCAAAAGCGCGAACGGAATCAGCGACAGCGCCGCCATGGCGGCGATCAGCACCAACGGCCGCGAGGCGAGCGCCTCGGTCTTCGACGAAGCGGCGAAGGCGGCCCGTGACAACACGGTGCCGAAGATGGCCCCGCCGACGATCACCGCCCGCTTCACGGGCGCGGATCCGCCGGCGGTCGATGAAAGACGCGCCCCAGAATCTCCGCCACGCCCGACGGCGAAGGCGGCTCAGCGGCGATCGCCTTGGCCTTGTCGCTGTCGACCTCGGCCAGCAGCGACATCGGTCCGTCGCCGACGCCGACCAGGAAGCAGCGCCCCGCCGCTTCGATCAGATACACCGCGCGCCGCGGCTCCAGCGGGCATCGGGCCAGCACGCGCACCGCGCCGCTGGGCCGCCCGACGCCGCGCCCGGCGAGAAACCGCAGCGCCAGCCAGGCCACCAGGCACACCACGCCCAGTGACACGAACGACAGCGCGATGCCATCCCACCCAAACGAAGGCAGCGCCGTCTCGCCCATACCCGGCGTTATACGCCAGGCCGGCCGACCACTGTCAACCGCGCGGCGACGCCCGCGGCCGGCGCCTACTCTTCGTCGTCGTAGTAGAGCGAATCGCGGTTCTGCAGAAAGGTCTGAATAGCCTGCGAGGCTTCTTGCGACAAGTTGATAAAGCGGACACCCATTCCGGTTGAACCGTCCACCCGGTGCAGCGATGAATTCTCGCGAATCCAGCGCACTTCGGTCTCGACGTCCAGGGACGTCTCACTGCCGGGCAGCGAAAACTTGATCTTGATGCGGTCGCCGATGCGGCGCAGCTGGTGCGTCGCGATGAACAGACCGCCGGCGCTGATGTTCTGGGTGAGGCCGGTATAGAAGTTGTGGTCGCTCTCGAGATCGACCTTCACCTCTAAGTCGAACCGCTCGGCGACTCGGACGGCTTTGTGAGTCTCGTCAACAACTGCCGCAGCTTTGGCCCCCGCGCCTCTCTCCATGGGACTGTCTCCTTTAGCTTCGAGTTTCGAGGGCAAAAACCCTACCCGAAGAAACGTCGACAGGAGCCTGGGAAAACTGTAGGAGCCGATCCTATCGGCCGGCCACTGTTCTAGGAGCTGGGACAGCCTGGCGACTGCCCCGACGAGCCGGCTACTGGTCTTTTTTGGGGGCCTTGGGCGCCTTGGCCTTGGCGGGCTTCTCACCGGTCGCCTCGCCCTGGTCACTGGCCTCCGCCTTGGGAGCCGCCTTCTTCTTGGTGGCCTTCGTGCCACCTTCGGCCTCCGCGCCCTTGGCCGAAGCGGCCTTGCTGCCCTTGGCCGCCTTGCCACCCTTTTCGGTGGGCTCGGGGGCGGGTGCGGGTGCGTTCTCGTCGGGCAGCAACTCCAGCAGCGACATCGGCGCCGCGTCGCCCGGGCGCTGGCCCAGCTTGACGATGCGCGTGTAGCCGCCACGCCGCCCGGCGAAGCGGGGCGCGATCTCGTCGAACAACTTCAACACCGCGGTCCGGTCGCGCACCAGGCGGCGCGCCATGCGCACCGCGTGCACCACCCGCGCCGACTCTTCCGTCGACCGGCGGTCCGGCTTCTTCGTCAGCACGTCGCCCACCCGGCGCGCCCAGGTGATGGTCCGCTCCGCCAGCCGCCGCGTCTCTTTGGCCTTGGCGTCGGTGGTGCGAATGCGCTCATTGGTCAGCAGCGCCGCGATCAAATTGGAAAACAGCGCCTTGCGGTGCGCCGACGTGCGCGAAAGTCGAACCCCAGCTTTACGGTGTCGCATTGTCCGTCCTTACAAGATCGTTACGAAATCGTACCCGCTACGATTTCTTGGGCGGACCGTCGCCGGGCCAACCTTCAAGCTTCATTCCCAAAGACAATCCCATCTCCGACAGGATCTCTTTGATCTCCTTGAGCGACTTGCGGCCGAAGTTCTTGGTCTTCAGCATCTCGCTCTCGGTCTTCTGCACCAGCTCGCCGATGTAGCGGATGTTGGCGTTCTGCAGACAATTCGCCGAACGGACCGACAACTCCAGCTCGTCGACCGACTTCCACAGGTTCTCCGACAGCTTGGCCTGCTCTTCGGTGACGGTGGTCTCGTGCGCGGGCTCGGCGCCCTCTTCGAAGTTGATGAAGATGGACAGCTGGTCCTTGAGGATCTTGGCGGCGAACGCCACCGCGTCCTCCGGACGAACCGCGCCGTTGGTCCACACTTCCAGTGACAGCCGATCGTAATCGGTCTGCTGACCGACGCGGGCGTTGGTCACCTGGAAGTTCACCTTGCGGATGGGCGAGAACAACGAATCAATCGGAATCACGCCCACCGCGGTCTGCGGACTCTTGTTGCGGTCAGCCGGCACGTAGCCGCGGCCGGTGCCGATCATCAGCTCCATGCGCAGCTTGGCCCCCTTCGAGCAGGTCAGGATCGAATGGTCGGGGTTCAGGACCTCCACGCCGTCGGAGGTCTGGATATCGCCCGCCTTCACCTTGCCGTCGCCGTCCTTTTCCAGGCGCAGCGAACGCGGCTTTGCGTCGTGGCTCTTGACCAGGACCTCTTTCAGGTTGAGCACGATGTCCGTCACGTCCTCGACCACGTCGGGGATGGTGGTGAACTCGTGCAGGGCGCCTTCGATCTTCACCGCCGTGATCGCCGTGCCCTGCAGCGACGACAGCAGGATGCGGCGCAAGCTGTTGCCGATGGTGGTTCCGAACCCGCGCTCGAGCGGCTCGCAGGTGAACTTGCCGTAGGTCGGCGTCAGCGAATCAGCCTCGACCTCCAGCTTGCGCGGCCGGATCAGGTCCCGCCAATTGCGCGTGATGTACGCGCTCTGTTGAGAAGACGTGGAGTGGGTGGTAACGGTCGCCATTGGATCTCCTATCAGGACTGCCCGGGGACTAACGAGAATAAAGCTCGACGATGAGTTGCTCGCGGATGGGAAGCGTCAGGTCTTCGCGCGACGGCAGCGACGTCAGCCGGCCCTTGAACGCGTCCTTGTCCAGCTCCAACCACTTGGGGACCCCGCGCCGATCGACGGCGCCCAGGCTCTCCAGCACGCGGGTCACTTTCTTGGACCCTTCCTTGACCTCGATCTGATCGTTGATGCGGCACAGGAACGAAGGGATGTTCACCTTCTGGCCGTTGATCCGGAAGTGGCCGTGGCGAACCAGCTGGCGCGCCTCCGCATGATCAGAGGCGAAACCGAGACGGTAAACCACGTTGTCCAGACGGCGCTCGAGAAGCTGGAGCAGGTTTTCACCGGCCACCCCCTTCATGCGCACCGCCTTGTGGTAGTAGCCGCGAAACTGCCGCTCGGCCAGGCCGTAGATGCGCTTGACCTTCTGCTTCTCGCGCAGCTGCGAGCCATAGTTCGACAGCTTGCGCCGCCGAGCCTGGCCGTGCTGGCCGGGGGCGTAGGCGCGACGCTCGTAGCCGCATTTGTCGGTGTAGCAGCGGTCCCCTTTCAGGAACAGCTTCATGTCTTCACGCCGACACAGTCGGCACACGGGACCAGAATAATTCGCCATGACTCAGACTCTCCGCCGCTTGGGCGGGCGGCAACCGTTGTGCGGAATGGGGGTGAGATCGCGGATGAGGGTGATTTTGAAACCGGTCGAG
This genomic window from Polyangia bacterium contains:
- the rpsD gene encoding 30S ribosomal protein S4, yielding MANYSGPVCRLCRREDMKLFLKGDRCYTDKCGYERRAYAPGQHGQARRRKLSNYGSQLREKQKVKRIYGLAERQFRGYYHKAVRMKGVAGENLLQLLERRLDNVVYRLGFASDHAEARQLVRHGHFRINGQKVNIPSFLCRINDQIEVKEGSKKVTRVLESLGAVDRRGVPKWLELDKDAFKGRLTSLPSREDLTLPIREQLIVELYSR
- the sctR gene encoding type III secretion system export apparatus subunit SctR, translating into MKRAVIVGGAIFGTVLSRAAFAASSKTEALASRPLVLIAAMAALSLIPFALLMLTCFVRVSVVLSILRSAIGAAQVPPTQVLTGLAILLTLFVMAPTGERIYRAVEPVLNLGAGADLLSGQTVQALVTAGDRAKEPLRDFLLKHGDRRDRTMFYDLALKMRAPDERAGISEQDLMVVAPAFVVSELRRAFEIGFLLFVPFLIIDLVIANLLLALGMHMLSPPTVSLPFKLLLFVLADGWHLVVRGLIESYL
- the rplQ gene encoding 50S ribosomal protein L17, encoding MRHRKAGVRLSRTSAHRKALFSNLIAALLTNERIRTTDAKAKETRRLAERTITWARRVGDVLTKKPDRRSTEESARVVHAVRMARRLVRDRTAVLKLFDEIAPRFAGRRGGYTRIVKLGQRPGDAAPMSLLELLPDENAPAPAPEPTEKGGKAAKGSKAASAKGAEAEGGTKATKKKAAPKAEASDQGEATGEKPAKAKAPKAPKKDQ
- a CDS encoding flagellar biosynthetic protein FliR — encoded protein: MSNIMLVGGARVIPLAIMLPAFGGRHVPLSIRLALGALLAALAWPLVAAAYGGAGLDRASPLLWILIVGRELAVGVAVGFVASLAFHAAEVAGQLGDGLRGANAAAILIPASDGGAPSPLGTLYLLLATVIFLEIGGLSRVIAALMNSYAAVPLGLSNASVSGMQNAALVVLLASAKLLATALGLAAPLIVAMLLADVALAALARLAPDLPIYFLGLPVKALLGVGVILLGLGALHGTLASGFAGWLDLVNRVIDSFRR
- the fliO gene encoding flagellar biosynthetic protein FliO, which gives rise to MGETALPSFGWDGIALSFVSLGVVCLVAWLALRFLAGRGVGRPSGAVRVLARCPLEPRRAVYLIEAAGRCFLVGVGDGPMSLLAEVDSDKAKAIAAEPPSPSGVAEILGRVFHRPPADPRP
- a CDS encoding TIGR02266 family protein, with protein sequence MERGAGAKAAAVVDETHKAVRVAERFDLEVKVDLESDHNFYTGLTQNISAGGLFIATHQLRRIGDRIKIKFSLPGSETSLDVETEVRWIRENSSLHRVDGSTGMGVRFINLSQEASQAIQTFLQNRDSLYYDDEE
- a CDS encoding flagellar biosynthetic protein FliQ, with amino-acid sequence MSGPSADLIMRVVREGLLLVLVLSAPPLLASLAIGIVAGIVQAATQVHDQTLAFVPKLVIVMLVLLATGPLLGAQLVRFTHALLLAVPTVR
- a CDS encoding DNA-directed RNA polymerase subunit alpha, translating into MATVTTHSTSSQQSAYITRNWRDLIRPRKLEVEADSLTPTYGKFTCEPLERGFGTTIGNSLRRILLSSLQGTAITAVKIEGALHEFTTIPDVVEDVTDIVLNLKEVLVKSHDAKPRSLRLEKDGDGKVKAGDIQTSDGVEVLNPDHSILTCSKGAKLRMELMIGTGRGYVPADRNKSPQTAVGVIPIDSLFSPIRKVNFQVTNARVGQQTDYDRLSLEVWTNGAVRPEDAVAFAAKILKDQLSIFINFEEGAEPAHETTVTEEQAKLSENLWKSVDELELSVRSANCLQNANIRYIGELVQKTESEMLKTKNFGRKSLKEIKEILSEMGLSLGMKLEGWPGDGPPKKS